TGAGCAAGAGGGACTGACTGCATGTGGGAAAAGGCTTGAGAGGTATCAGGTTCTGCCAGAAAGGCAGGAAAACCTTGTCATAACCCAGGTTAACATGATGCTGGGGGGGCTGGGGCTTTTAGTGTTTTTTGACCTGTGCCCTCAGTGTTTTGGAAACATAAACAGATGCAATCCCTTAGAAGAGGGGGCATAAGCCCCCGTTGAAACTTATTTGACAGACATTACCCACTGAGCCAGCTGTTTTGCCTCTGCGTCGGTCACATTCTGAGGAGGCATGGGAACAGAACCCCACACTCCTGCACCACCTTTCTTAATCTTGCCAGCAAGGTAATCAACCGCATCAGCCCTGCCAGCGTATTTCTTTGCGATGTCCGCGTAGCTTGGACCTACTTTCTTTGCCTTCATGTCGTGGCATGCCATACAGCCCTTCTGTTTTGCGAGCTGTTCGCTTGCAAAGGATGCCCCTGCAAGTCCTACAACCGCTGCTAGTGTCAGAGCTACCTTCTTCATGTTAAACCTCCTTACTTAAATTCTCTTAAGATATTATAACGCAAGTTGCAAGTTATAGCATCCCTGCACTCCAGAGCCTATGGAGATTGTAAGAAATTACCGCCA
The nucleotide sequence above comes from Aquificaceae bacterium. Encoded proteins:
- a CDS encoding c-type cytochrome, whose amino-acid sequence is MKKVALTLAAVVGLAGASFASEQLAKQKGCMACHDMKAKKVGPSYADIAKKYAGRADAVDYLAGKIKKGGAGVWGSVPMPPQNVTDAEAKQLAQWVMSVK